In Vicingus serpentipes, the DNA window AAAAGTTTTTATTGCATTAATAAATTCTGTGAGTTTTCTTCTTGATACAGGAATAGCTGTCCCATTATCCATTATTGCAACATTACCTTCGTGGCGATTGAACTCTTTTAAATGGTCTCTTGTATTTATAATGTGTGACTTATGAACTCTAAAAAAAACATTTTTATTTAATACCTTTTCGTATCGAGCAATAGTCATGCTGCTCGTACATTTTTTTCCATCATTCAAAAAGATTTTTGTATAGCTTTCGTCTGCTTCTAATCTAACAATATCAGCTGTTTTAATTATTTCATAACCAGTAAGAGTTGGTATTGCTATTGTATCTACTTTAGATTCATTTTGGTATTTATCTAAAATAGAACGAATAGATTCAACATCAATATTTCCAATTTTTTCTGTTGATCCCGAAATTTTAGCTACTGCTTTTTGCAAATCTTCAACATCTATAGGCTTTTCTAAATAATCAATAGCACCTGCTTTAATCGCTTTTAATGCATACTGATTATGAGCTGTAATAAAAATTACTGAAAAATTCTTATCCTCTATCGATTCCAATAAATCAAACCCATCTTCATTTGGCATATTAATATCCAGAAAAAGCAAATCTGGTTTCTGTTCTTCGATTAAAGCTC includes these proteins:
- a CDS encoding LytR/AlgR family response regulator transcription factor, with the translated sequence MAITAIIIDDEQNARFNLKILIEDFCPEVNVIGEAESAEQARALIEEQKPDLLFLDINMPNEDGFDLLESIEDKNFSVIFITAHNQYALKAIKAGAIDYLEKPIDVEDLQKAVAKISGSTEKIGNIDVESIRSILDKYQNESKVDTIAIPTLTGYEIIKTADIVRLEADESYTKIFLNDGKKCTSSMTIARYEKVLNKNVFFRVHKSHIINTRDHLKEFNRHEGNVAIMDNGTAIPVSRRKLTEFINAIKTF